CGCGAGCACGGCCCCGCCGACGCGACCGGTCAGGGCGACGAGCGATCCACAGAGGACCCCGAAGGTCGTGTACACGACACCGCTCAGGACCAGGTCGGAGGGCGTCGGCGCCACGACCGTGCGTCGGACCACGATCTGCAGGAGGGCGTAGAGGAGCGCCGGCGCGAGCACCGCGGCGAACCACCGTGGTGCCGGCAGCAGCCGGGCGAGTCGGCGCTGGAGGAGCCCCTGGAAGACGACCGCGCTGAGCACCGGGCTGACGAGGAGGAGGCCGACGAACCCGACCACGACCGCGACGGTCTGCTCCGCCGTCAGCACCAGTGGCGGTGTCCCGGCGCTCGACCACGGGCCCGGCAGCGCCCGGGCGAGGACGCTCTCGAGCGTGCGGCAGACCATGACGATGCCGACGGCGGCGACGACCTCGCGCCCGCCGACCCGGAGGGACCCGAGCGTCGGGCGGGGACGGGCCCGCCGAAGCACCCAGCAGGCCGCGAGGACGTACGGCACCCAGACGGGCAGGAACCGGCGCGCGACCATGAGCATCGCCGGTGTCCCGGTGTCGACCGGGAACGCCGCCACCGCGAGGGTCCCAACCACGGCGAGCACGACGGCACCCGCCAGGACGACGGCATCGCGGCGTGCGGACCCCGCACCGACCGCGGGTGCACCGCCGTCGTCGCTGCTCACCCCGCGAGCGTAGGGCGGAGCGCGGGCCGGGCGCAGGCCCTCGTCCGGGGCGCACGCCGAGGGCCCGTCCGGTTCGTCGAGACCGCTTGACACGGCCACCGCCCGCTGTCTACTGTCGTGGAATCGATTCCATGGAATCGATTCCACGTCTCGCCCAACGGAGTGCTCACCGATGAACGCCGTCACCATCAAGGACGTCGCCGCTCGCGCCGGCGTCTCCGCAGCGACGGCCTCCCGCGTGCTCTCCGGGAACGCCGCGACGTCCGAGGACTCCCGCCGCGCGGTCGAGCAGGCCGCGAAGGACCTCGACTTCCGCCCGAACCTGCAGGCCCGCGCGCTCCGCTCCACCCGCAGCGAAACCATCGGGCTCCTGGTCTCCGACGTCCGGAACCCGTTCTTCGCGGACCTCGCACACACGGTCGAGCAGGCCGCCCTCGCCGAGGGGTACGTCACGCTGCTCGGCAACGCGAACGAGCGCGCCGACCAGCAGAACCGGTACCTCGACACGCTCATCGCCCGCCGGGTGGACGGGGTGATCGTCGCTCCCCAGGGCGACGACACCGGCACGGTGCAGCAGCTCGTCGACCGCGAGGTCCCCACCGTCTTCGTCGACCGCGTCATCCCGGGCATCGACGTCCCGAGCGTCACCACCGACAGCAGCACCGGCATCCGGCAGACGGTCGAGCACCTCGCCGCCCTCGGCCACACCCGCATCGGGTACATCGCCGGTCCGCAGAGCGTCTCCACCGGTCGGGAGCGGTTCGACGCCTACCGTGAGGCCGTCGCCGCGGCCGGTCTCAGCGAGGACCCCGAGCTCGTCGTGTTCGGCGACTTCCAGGCCGCATCCGGGTCCGCGGGCGTCACGACGCTGCTCGCCCTCGACGACCCGCCCACCGCGATCTTCGCCGCCGACAGCCTGATGGCCGTCGGCGCGATCGGGATCCTCGGTCGCCTCGGGATGCGCGTCGGCGAGGACATCGCCCTCGTCGCCTTCGACGACATCGAGTGGTTCTCGCTGCTCGACCCCGCACTGTCCGTCGTCGCGCACAGCGTCGAGGACATGGGCCGCGTCGCGGTCGACCTGCTCCGTGACGTCATCGCCGGTGGCACCCCGCGGTCGGTGCGCCTGCCGAGCGAGCTCATCGTCCGCGCCTCCTCGGCCACCCCCATCCGTTCCCGACGACGGGCCGCACCGCCGCGCCCCGCCGACCAGCAGCACCCGGAGCACTGACATGCCGCAGCACCCCCTCCTCACCCTCGACCGGGTGAGCAAGTCGTTCGGCCCCGTCCAGGTCATCACCGACGTCACCGTCGACGTCCACGCCGGGAAGGTCCAGGTCCTCCTGGGCGAGAACGGCGCCGGCAAGTCGACCCTCATCAAGATGATGTCGGGCATCCACCAGCCCGACGGCGGACGCATCCTCGTCGACGGAGCCGAGGTGAGCCTCCCGACCGTCTCGGCCGCGGAGCGGCTCGGCATCGCGACGATCCACCAGGAGCTCAACCTGGTCGGCTCCCTCAGCGTCGCCGAGAACGTCATGATGGGTCGGATCCCGACGCGGTTCGGGATGGTCGACCGGAGGGCGCTACGCCGTCAGGCGCGGGAGGCACTCGCGACGATCGGTCTCGACGTCGACGTCGACACCCCGGTCGGCCGACTCGGGATCGCCCGCCAGCAGCTCGTCGAGATCGCCAAGGCGCTCAGCGTCGACGCGCGGATCCTCATCCTCGACGAACCCACCGCGGCACTGACGCGACACGAGACGGAGGCGCTGTTCCGGGTGGTCGCGGACCTCCGGGCCCGGGGCGTCGGCATGCTCTTCATCAGCCACCACCTCGACGAGATCGCCGAGATCGGGGACACGGTGGCCGTGCTCCGCGACGGCCACTTCGTGGCCGAGGTGCCGGCGTCGACCCCGGAGGACGAACTCGTCCGGCTCATGGTCGGCCGCAGCATCGAGGAGCAGTACCCGACCGGCGAGGCCGTCGTCGACCGAGCGGACGCCGTGCTGCGGGTCGAGCACCTCACCGCCACCGGACGCTTCAGCGACGTGTCCTTCGACGTGCACGCGGGTGAGATCCTCGGCATCTCGGGGCTCGTCGGCGCCGGACGCACCGAGCTCGTCCGCGCGATCGCCGGCGCCGACGGGTACGACAGCGGCACCGTCACGGTCCGCGGTCGGAAGCTCGCGAAGGGCAGCGTCGCGGGGGCGATCCGCGCAGGCATCGGCCACGTGCCCGAGGACCGCAAGGCGCAGGGCCTCGTGCTCGGCGCGTCGGTGAACGACAACCTCGGCTACGCGACCCTCGCATCGAGCGCCCGCGGCGGCCTCGTCGACTTCGCCGGGCAGAAGCAGCGCGCCGAACAGGTCGCGGCACGCTTGCGCATCCGGATGCACGACATCGACCAGCCCATCGGGTCGCTCTCCGGCGGCAACCAGCAGAAGGCCGTGTTCGGGCGGTGGATCCTCGCCGGCTCGAGCGTGCTCCTGCTCGACGAACCCACCCGTGGAGTCGACGTCGGCGCGAAGGTCGAGATCTACGAGCTCGTCAACGCCATCACCGCGGCCGGCGGCGCCGTCGTCATGGTGTCGAGCGAACTGCCCGAGGTCCTCGGCATGAGCGACCGCATCCTCGTCATGCGCGACGGCCGCATCGCCGGCGAACTCGACGGCGCCGACGCCACCGAGGACGCCGTCATGACCCTCGCCGCCCGCGACGTCGCCGAGCCCGAGAACGGGCAGGCCGACGCGGCCTGACCCGCACCGCCTCCGCCTC
The sequence above is drawn from the Curtobacterium sp. L6-1 genome and encodes:
- a CDS encoding CPBP family glutamic-type intramembrane protease, whose translation is MSSDDGGAPAVGAGSARRDAVVLAGAVVLAVVGTLAVAAFPVDTGTPAMLMVARRFLPVWVPYVLAACWVLRRARPRPTLGSLRVGGREVVAAVGIVMVCRTLESVLARALPGPWSSAGTPPLVLTAEQTVAVVVGFVGLLLVSPVLSAVVFQGLLQRRLARLLPAPRWFAAVLAPALLYALLQIVVRRTVVAPTPSDLVLSGVVYTTFGVLCGSLVALTGRVGGAVLAYLVFSLSAVVVLGWW
- a CDS encoding LacI family DNA-binding transcriptional regulator, with product MNAVTIKDVAARAGVSAATASRVLSGNAATSEDSRRAVEQAAKDLDFRPNLQARALRSTRSETIGLLVSDVRNPFFADLAHTVEQAALAEGYVTLLGNANERADQQNRYLDTLIARRVDGVIVAPQGDDTGTVQQLVDREVPTVFVDRVIPGIDVPSVTTDSSTGIRQTVEHLAALGHTRIGYIAGPQSVSTGRERFDAYREAVAAAGLSEDPELVVFGDFQAASGSAGVTTLLALDDPPTAIFAADSLMAVGAIGILGRLGMRVGEDIALVAFDDIEWFSLLDPALSVVAHSVEDMGRVAVDLLRDVIAGGTPRSVRLPSELIVRASSATPIRSRRRAAPPRPADQQHPEH
- a CDS encoding sugar ABC transporter ATP-binding protein, producing the protein MPQHPLLTLDRVSKSFGPVQVITDVTVDVHAGKVQVLLGENGAGKSTLIKMMSGIHQPDGGRILVDGAEVSLPTVSAAERLGIATIHQELNLVGSLSVAENVMMGRIPTRFGMVDRRALRRQAREALATIGLDVDVDTPVGRLGIARQQLVEIAKALSVDARILILDEPTAALTRHETEALFRVVADLRARGVGMLFISHHLDEIAEIGDTVAVLRDGHFVAEVPASTPEDELVRLMVGRSIEEQYPTGEAVVDRADAVLRVEHLTATGRFSDVSFDVHAGEILGISGLVGAGRTELVRAIAGADGYDSGTVTVRGRKLAKGSVAGAIRAGIGHVPEDRKAQGLVLGASVNDNLGYATLASSARGGLVDFAGQKQRAEQVAARLRIRMHDIDQPIGSLSGGNQQKAVFGRWILAGSSVLLLDEPTRGVDVGAKVEIYELVNAITAAGGAVVMVSSELPEVLGMSDRILVMRDGRIAGELDGADATEDAVMTLAARDVAEPENGQADAA